Genomic window (Ananas comosus cultivar F153 linkage group 16, ASM154086v1, whole genome shotgun sequence):
GGGAGGAATTTCGGAGACTCCTGTACAAGCAGTACTTCAAGGATAGCACTAAGCAGAGTTTGGAGCGTGAATTGGAGCGTCTCAAGCAAGGCAACCGTACCGTAGGCGAGTATGAGCGAGACTTCTCTCGCATTGTTTCGTTGATTCCGTTCGTGGTTCGTGACGAGTATCACAAGGCAAGGATGTTTGCGAGAGGGCTAAGGCCCAGTATTCGACTTCTGATCGCGTCCCATGGCGCGTTGACGTTCGACGAGAGCTTAGATCGGGCCCTGATGGTGCAGAGTGAAATGGACGAGGCTCGAATCGAACAAGACGCATCCGAGAAGAGTGAAGACAGGAAGCGAGCACAGGAAAGTTTTGCTGGTGGCCAATCAAGCAACGGACGATCATCCAAGCATCGCAAGGCACATTCAGGATCGAGCAGCGCCCCCGCTACGTCTCAGCAGCAGAGCATCAGACCTTGTGTTATTTGCGGAGAAGCTCACAAGGTTATTGAGTGTCCACAGCGCCACAATCACTGTTACAAGTGTGGCCAACGTGGACATCTTCGGGCAGATTGCACCAGTGGAGCAGGAATAGCATCTGCAGCAGCATCTACTCCAGCAGCTCCATGGCAGGATCGTGGCAATTCGACCTATTCTTCAGTTGGACGTCCATCGACATCTCGTCAAGTGAAGGAGGTACACCAGACCACTGACGGACGCGCCTTCATGATGACGCGTCAGGAGGACGATCTGTTGGCTGCCGTCGCCGCAGGTataatgttgttgttgttgtcgtcgtAGCTTTGCATGCTTTTCGTTTAATGCATCTCTCCTTGCATTGCATGCATGTGTTGTGCTAGTCCGTTGTGCGTCGGATCACCCCCGCCTGTGagcaagtttcgaggacgaaactttctttaagggggggatgatgtaaggactgagatttttgcagtgtagctaaactctcagttgacgatgtttttgtgtgtaatttaattacaaaagcactcgtcaagtttcgggcgaaaacgagttaaaacggagattctacgcgatttccaagtttcacttaaagtgaatagtaactcgattttccggagaagccacggtgtgaagttggcttcaggctcgtaccggactccgttcctagcggtccaatagctcgtttcgactggttcagctgttctggaactaatggcgctgacgaattttgagtttgacgcacgaatttcgagaaaatctaaaaatacatgttttatatgtatttttgtgttattcattctgttggaatgaaaggttggattttgtcgcaaatccgtggtcgatcgaggtgaaccaaaatcgtagctttgttgtctccgaggtgctgatcgcactggtgcaatccgttcgcaaatctaacggacggatctacggagatcgcacgttgatcgaggagaggtcggtgttggcaaaacggtattttctcaaaagtcgcgatattttatgtactgtttcacgtgggatcgcacgtggagggacGTTCATGCGTTTTAATCgtactgtgagggactcggattgtAATTCTGATGTTTGGGGGACCTTTTTGCATGTTGCACATTACTTTTATAGGCTCTTTAGGGTTTGgagccactcaaccctaaccctagccttgcccTAGCCCCCTAGCCGCCTCCTACCTCTTCCCTGCACTTGCTGCGTGTGCCCTGGCAGCCGCCGATCGAGCTCCGGCCGGCCAACCACGCGGCAGCCACCACTCTctatcttcttccctctctttctctcttcctctctcctctcgggttgtgtggAGGCNNNNNNNNNNNNNNNNNNNNNNNNNNNNNNNNNNNNNNNNNNNNNNNNNNNNNNNNNNNNNNNNNNNNNNNNNNNNNNNNNNNNNNNNNNNNNNNNNNNNttgttggtacgccgtgcaaatacaaaggagactccgtccgagtggacagaggaactttgtatttgtggcgggtctgtacgccgcgtgggccaggttgaaaaaaaaaaaaaaaaatggcacgttttccgcaactctattttaaaaaggcttttaaaatcggcctcggggcgtgacaattactTTAATACCTGCCAAGTAATCCAACGGCAAAAGCAATATCCGGATGTGTGCACGTTTGTGCATATATAAGACTACCAACTGCAGAGGCATATGATATGTTTTTCATCTGttcaatttctaatttattcttGGGACACTGAAAAGCATTAAGCTTATCCCCTTTCTGGACAGGAGCAACACTGGGCTTACAATTATGcaacaaaatttttcaaaactttcTTTATGTAGGCCTTTTGAGATAGACCGAGTAAACCTTTATGTCTATCACTTTTGATTTCAATACCAAGAACATATGAGGCCTCACCtaaatctttcatttcaaaattttggaaaataaattcTTTAGTATTATGCAATAGCCCAAGATCATTACTGGcaagcaaaatatcatcaacataaaggactaagaaaattattttactcccACTAACCTTTAGATAAATACATTGATCAACAATGTTTTCCTTAAAACCAAATGTCAAAatagtttgtttaaattttaaataccattgtcAGGAGGTCTGCTTTAGTCCATAtattgatttctttaatttgcatacCAAGTGCTCATTTTCCTTTTGCGAGAATCCTTCAGGTTGATTCGTATACACCTCTTCATAGAGATCCCCATTTAAAAAAAGCAGTTTTGACATCCATCTAATGTAGCTCGAGATCAAAATGAGCAACCAGAGCCATAATAATACGGAAAGATTCCTTTCTAGATACTGGAGAGAAAGTCTCTTTATAGTCAATGCCTTCTTTCTGAGTAAAATCTTTTGCCACAAGACGGACCTTGTATCTCTCTATGTTACCTTTGGAGTTCCATTTGATTTTATAAACCTATTTGCATCCTACAGATTTAACTCTTTTAGGTAACTCAACAAGATCTCATACCTTATTGTGGTTCATGGATTCAATCTCATCCTTCATGGCATTGTACTATTCCGTagaattattactatttatggCTTCGGAAAAACTAAAAGGATCATCTAAACTCTAACCATTCTCATAAAAATAGACAATATAATCACTGGATATAGCCGGTCTTCTctgtcttgaggatcttcttaaatctatctgattatccacatgtacatcttgatgtggattattcacttgtacatcttgatgtaaATTATCCACTTATACATCTTGATGTAAATTATCAATGATAGGTTCATAATCACTTTGTGGTTCCAAAACAACTTGTTGTTCTACTGGAATAGGAACCATCAAATCGTGAGAGACAATAGTAGATCTGTCATGTACAGAATCCAAATGCTCTTGAATTTCCTCAAATTCATTGAACCGAGGTTCAGAGCTCCCACTAATTGCACTATCCTCAATAAACCGTGTTGTTTTAGTTTCTGCAATCTTTATAGGAAGTGATGGACAGTAAAACTTATACCCTTTGGACCTTTCtgaataaccaataaaatattCTGATATGGTTCGAgggtccaattttttttttttttttttttgtggatcaTACAATTTGGCCTCAGCTTGACAACCCCATGTATGAAATCTTAAACTGGGTTTCCTAcctgtccaaagctcaaaaggagTCTTAGTGACAGCCTTAGTAGGGACCCGATTAAGAATATATAGGCAGTTTCGAGTGCCTCACTCCACAATGATATCGGAAGGGTAGAATTACTGATCATACTCCTGAGCATATCAATTAATCTGCGAATCCTTCTTTCAGCAACACCATTCTGATTAGGTGTCCCTGGCATGGTGTACTATGGAACAATTCCGCACAACTCCAGAAACTTAGCAAAAGGCCCAGGGATTTGGCCTTTATCTGTTTGTCTACCAAAATATTCATCACTCCTATCTGATCTGActacttttattcttttctcgAGTTGATACTCTACTTCAGCCTTATATGCCTTAAAGGCATCTAatgcttcaaattttttttttttttaagcaagtagagatagccatatcgagagtagtcatcagtaaatgtgataaaatatttatggccaGTAATTGAAATAGGAAGAAGTCCGCATATATCAGTATGAATCAATTCTAATGTTCCATCAGATCTTTTGGCACCTTTAGAAGAGATTTTGGTCTGCTTTCCCTTTATGCAGTCCACACATATTCCAAAGTCAGAGAAGTCCAAATCATTTAAAATGCCTTCTCTTATTAATCTTTGGATTCTCTGTTTCGAGATGTGTCCTAACCTCTTATACCATAACATGGATGACCTTTCATTATTAATGCCACGTTTTGATCCAATATTTTCGTGCATGGTAAGAAGGATTTCACTATATGAATCATCTAGAAATactttatatagattatttttcaaaacaccatagccaactatctgagatttataggataaagaaaaaactttattatcaaaattgaaactatatcccaatccaacaagtttcgaaatagaaattaaattcttagaAAAATTTGGAACATAAAATGTATCAACTAAATCAAAAATATGACCAGTAGAAAGAACTAATCTAAATGTTCCTACAAATTCTACTTTAGTTGGATTTCCTTCAGCTGTATAGATAGTCGCTTCATCTTTACTGGGTTTTCTCCGATTCTGAAATCCCTGCACGGAATTCGCCACGTGACATGTGGCACCAGAGTCAATCCACCAAGTATTAGACGGAACTGAAACTAAATACAACTCATGCATCAAAACCAAAAATTTACCCATATTCTGGAGCCATTTCTGATACTTTTGGCAGTCCTTCTTTATATCACcatttttcttacaaaagaagCACTTGGGAGTCCAATTACTTGATTGGCCTTGTGAATCAGATGGAGCTTCCTTGTTCTTTCTTTCTGAGTCATTCTTGCCCTTACCATTCTTAACACGCTTTATTTGTCTCTTTTGAGAAATAAAGTTGACTGCATTTTGTTTCTCTTGTATTAATCTCCCTTCCTCTTGCACACACATGGTCAGCAATTCATTAATTGACCATTTATCTCTATGTGTATTATAAGAGATCTGAAATTGTACGTATTCAGATGGCAAAGAGTTCAAAATAAAGTGTACTAAGAATGAATCAGAGATGGTTACTTCAAGTGCGGTGAGTTGCGCTGCAATATCTCGCATTTCCATAATATGCTCGCGAATCGAGCCATTTCCGGAGTACTTCATGGAAGATAGTTTATTCATTAAGGTGCTTGCTAAGGCTTTATCGGAGCTGACAAATTGCTCCTCAATGGCCTTTAGATAATCTTTGGCTTTATCACATTCGGAGATCGATCCCCTTATGCCTTTTTGATACACTTGACTTTATGAGTATGAAACTTAAGCAATTGGATCGCTCCCACTTTTCCTGCGCAGATTCCTGCTGTGGAGTCATTGATCCCACTACCTTAGACGGTTGCTCAACGCGCAGAGCCAAATCTAAATTCATACACCCTAATGTAAGAATAATCTATTCTTTCCACTCCGAATAATTAGAATCATTAAGTATAGGAACAGATTACCAATAAGAACATAAAATGGGATCATAACTGAAATGCAtgttttatcaataaaataccacATCATAAATTACCacaccaaaattaaaaaaatacacattatatgacatcacaacccctcctttgggagcagatTTCGTTCCTTATGCATATACTCTATATAacatcacaacccctcctttgggagcaaagttatgagcataaatatgcaattattccttatgcatatactttatatgacatcacaaccctTCCTTTAGAAGCAGAGTTGtgagcataaatatgcaatctctttattagagattaatttaaactttctgCAGATCgtgataatttcaaatttcgcATAAGAAAAAATTATCAGCTTTGGCCAGGCAAATTTCTCCAAATGAGTTATAAGAAAATTACCATCCTGCACCACCCATGTACCTTCATATCTAGACCTCTTTTGGGAGCagactaaacataatattaggGTGCAATTTCTGCATGCACATCTttaaagcaattaatttatcttttcttccgaTCGGGGCCGCTTTGGCTTGCACCCGAACAATTGAAACAATATATTAATCTGACTTAGTGCTGCATGATTAACATGAAAGTTATCCGAAAGCGCtgctttaaaataaattaaattattatttcttttaattagggccgctttggcttgcacctaactaatcgaaataataaattaattcaacttagcgccaaatattaaataatcaaaaacaaatatgattatttaattttcatgttcatccggtcaaaataagaatatagatACGATAATTTAAAGCATAACAtcgcaatcaaatttaaattttatacattctAATTTGACcacaaataagataaataaatttatgataaattaatattagggaaaacttcaaaaaacccccttgtggttttaatttttttcactttagtaccctgtggtttaaaatgtatctagttagtaccttgtggtttctcactttatcactttagtaccctgtggtttaaagtgtatcaagttagtaccctgtagttttgcattttatcactttagtactctgtggttttgattttgtatcaaattagtaccctgtggttttttaaactatagggtactaaagtgataaagtgtgaaaccacagggtactaaagtgataaagtacaaaaccacagggtactaatttgatacactttaaaccacagggtactaaagtgataaagtgagaaaccacagggtactaacttgatacactttaaaccacagggtactaaaatgaaaaagtgtgaaaccacagagggggtttttgaagttttcccttaatatTATATGCAAGATTAAAACTTTATGTGAACGAATTCTTTATGTTCACGAACGCATTATAAAAGATAAAGACTCCAAGGATCGAATTATGAAGAATTTAAGTGCATTGGGCTTAAAATCGGACACCTACCTAGTACTAATTGGTAAAGGGAACCCAATAGATTAATAACAGGTTCAATCTAAATAGGTTCAACTTTTGTCTATATCTTAATTAAGCAATCCATCACAcagaataaatcaaaataatatcgTAGCCAGGTTCAAAACAAGAAACAAGTTCTAATTTAATGCAACATCAAGATaatgcatataattaaagcCGATTTGTAATTGGCTAATATTAACCTGAACAGACGCCAGGTAATTAATCCACAAAGCATGTTTGACCACAATGCATGTACAAAACCACATGCAGTCGAATGCCGCACCTTACTATCAACCCAATTTCCATAGGATTAACGACAGCCGTACATGCACATGTCACCGCCACGCCTCATGTGATCAAAGAATGCTATCAAATTTAATTGTCCCACAAATTAAGATCACGTaacttgtaaaattttaattgccGACTCCGATCTAGACGTCGCAGGCGAGACCGTGGCACTTCCTCTTGCCGTACGGATGTGCACTTGGGGCACCTTAATCAATTAGCCTTACggtatgctaattaattaagccttcATGCGCCCCCTGCTGCTGCCGTACATCCTCAAGACCGGGTATTTAACTAATCCACAATTCATCATAATTCGATCTAACTATTTAATGCATATAATATCAACTTATCgtttagctctgataccaattgatagaatttcaaaatatgtaaaataaatagaaaataaatagaaaataaatacataccaagATCCAggatcataataaaataaaacaacttacaaagcgccatagaaaagaaattcttgatcaatcttGCAGAAGCGTAAAGTCCGGCTATGATCTGAAAGTCACGAACCGAATttgggtgatttggtttctcctcctatctcaGGCACTCTGCCGTATGGTGTCGAACCA
Coding sequences:
- the LOC109721903 gene encoding uncharacterized protein LOC109721903, whose protein sequence is MNKLSSMKYSGNGSIREHIMEMRDIAAQLTALEVTISDSFLVHFILNSLPSEYVQFQISYNTHRDKWSINELLTMCVQEEGRLIQEKQNAVNFISQKRQIKRVKNGKGKNDSERKNKEAPSDSQGQSSNWTPKCFFCKKNGDIKKDCQKYQKWLQNMGISESEKTQ
- the LOC109722087 gene encoding uncharacterized protein LOC109722087, with the protein product MEKLFRDLHIEELDRVSLAAHCLEKDAYSWWISHFERKLGSIYPSWEEFRRLLYKQYFKDSTKQSLERELERLKQGNRTVGEYERDFSRIVSLIPFVVRDEYHKARMFARGLRPSIRLLIASHGALTFDESLDRALMVQSEMDEARIEQDASEKSEDRKRAQESFAGGQSSNGRSSKHRKAHSGSSSAPATSQQQSIRPCVICGEAHKVIECPQRHNHCYKCGQRGHLRADCTSGAGIASAAASTPAAPWQDRGNSTYSSVGRPSTSRQVKEVHQTTDGRAFMMTRQEDDLLAAVAAGIMLLLLSS